Below is a window of Flavobacterium sp. CFS9 DNA.
TTAACACGTATGGTTTCTCTTATTCCTTGGTTTACGCCTCTAAATTGCAGAAAAGATCTTACGTTTTTTTCAAGCAAACGTGAGCTGTGTTTTTTATATAGATCTGAAAGAACTTTGGCTGGTAAAACACAAAGATATGATTCAAAGTTTTCTTCATCAGCGGCCTTAATTAACTCAATTTTTTCTGTAAAATTGCTTTTAAAATCAATTGTTAATGGTTCTCTGTTTCCTTGAGAAATAAGAACACTGTATAGAAAGTTTAAATCAATTAATCTTTTTATAATAAGTATTTCTTTTTGAATTTGTTGATTGTTTTTAGCGAATGAAATTTTTAAAACATCATCATCAAATTCTAAGCGTTTTGGCTGAGAAATATTCGCTCTTGTGCTTACAGTTGCAGTTGCGGAAATCAAAAATATTTCTATAACATCAAATTGATCAATGCCGTGTGAAGAGGATATTTGAGAAACTAAAGCTTTAACAGGGCTAGAATCTTGAATTTCATCATCAAAATGGCGTTTTATTGCTTTGTTCAAAAATTTTGTTGCTCTGTTAAATTGACTATCATAATAGCTTTTCTGGCTAATTTTTAAATCCTTATCAGTTTCTGTAATATTAATAGATTCTTCATTTAATATAAATAATTGTAGTCTCTCTCCAGATTCATTAACGAGATATCCATTTATTTTAATTTTTTCAGAATCATATTTGTAATAAGACTCATTATAATCTTCGGAATCAATTAATTTTGCCTCAAACATTGATGGTAATACCAAACTGATAAATGATGGCTCTGAAGTAAAGCCATCTTCATCTTTTGATTCTTCTAGTAAATCTTTCCTGTATTTTAGATATTCTGAAACTTCCATATTAAAAGTATAATTCTGAGATTACGAAATTATTTAATGCACTGATTCTTAAATTATATTTTACTTTACTTACTTCTTTTGAGAGGTTCGATCTTACAATCTTTGGAAAATCGAAACTTGTACAATTATAAGTAATTTGGCTAATTGGTTTAAATAGATAGTTATTATAAAGGCCTGCATTTTTTAAATCAATACCTTTAAGATTCAATGCTTTTAATAATAATGTATAATCACCTGATTTAATTTGGATCTTCTTTTTGATTTCTTCTATGAGAAATTGCAAAGAATGTCCCTCATTTTCAATTATAGAAATTACAACTAAGTTTAATTGTTTATCTAAATTTGTTTCGAGTTGATATTCGCTTGATATGGTAATATCTAATTTAGATTCAGTTTTCGTCTTAACTTCAATATCTTTTTGATCGAAAGTAAAATCATGCCTTTTATCAAAAGGGCCGGTCCAACTATTTAAAATGTCATTTACATTAGGCAACTCCATATTATCAATATAAGATTGTAACAAAAATAACTCGCCAAATAGGCCTTGTATATTTGCGGAAGAAAGTAGAAATAAATTGGTATCATTAAAAAATTCACTCCATTTGTAAAAAGTTTGAATGAATTCTTTCGAATAATCATTGACATCTAATAAATCTTTAATTCGGTTATACATTGATATAATCAAATCGTCAAAAAGTTCATAAAAACTATTATCAATTAATTTTAGAACAATGTAATTAGTTTCAGTAAAAAATTCTATCGATAAGTTTTCTTTTATGGTTGCTTTAAAATTGACATTATGATTTTTTGGCAATGCTAAAATTAAACACCTATTTGCATCCTTATTTATTCCTAAATATAAATCTGATTTACATTCTGGAGCCAATATTACTGATTTATAACCTCTAGTTATTTCTTTATTAGTAATGATGGCCCACTTTGATTGTAGATTTTTGATATCCATTATTGTTCGTTATTATCATCCGGTATAGCAGAATCAGATTCATCAATGTCACTTTCTTCATCCTCAATATTGTAATCACCTTTTACGTATATTCCTCCTGGATCAGGTTCAATAGGAGGAAAGCCCAATGCAAAACCTACTAAAGGAATTTTCAAATCATACTCAGTAGCCATTTGTTTTAACCTTTTATCTGCTCCTTTATCATTGTACCTAAATACTTCTGCTGTATCAAATAAATAGATTACTAATAAACCCTCTTGGTCTGACATTTTTTCTCTATAAACTCTCTCTGGAATCGTTTTCTTTTTTGCTAATTTAGTAGCTTCGTCATCAGTTAAATCTGAGTTCTTTTTTAAAATTGATATTTTTTGTTCAGCTCGAAAATCAGCTTCAGTTTGAATAATCTGTGTTTCAGATAATAAGATTGAAAAATCTTTTCCGCTAGAAATAATATTCGCTGACTTTCCGGATGCTTTAAATTTTCTACTAGTTACAAAATAGTCAACATCATTTGTATTTGTTGGCCCACTTCGTATGGAGAGATCAATGCCAAAAGGTTCATTTATCTTTATATTTTCTAATTTACCACTTCCTCCAGTTGTTTTAAGAGCGACGGTCCATTCTTTTAATTTGTTTTTTTCACGACACAATTCTAGAAACATAATCATGCTTTTTCTTGAATCTTCATCAAAATTATTCTCTTCTTTAAGTATGTTAATAATTCCCTGAATGTCTGTTTTATATTTAATAAATCCTGAATTGCTAGATTCAGAAAATTTTGGAAGGATCGTGTTTCTAAAGCTATTCCAAACATTGCTTATTTTTTCCTTTTCTAGATTGAATACAGTTGTTTGCTCTAACTCATCCTGATAAGACCATTTAACTTCATTGACCATTTTTAAAATTGATGGACGAGTTATTTTTAAAGTCCCAGGATGCTTTCTAACTCTTAGCACGAAATTTTGCGGAGTCTTATTTTTAGCTTCCATTTTTCTAAATTCAACTTCCAATTCCTCAATTGTTCGAGTTGTTGAATCAAACTTATCTTTAGAATCTTGTGTTGTAAAAAGCTTACAACAATCTAAGTAACCTGGCCTATATCCAAACCACCTACCCATTTGTAACAAAGTATCTGAATAATCTGTTGATCTAATAAAATAATTAATTGTTAATCCTTCTAATGTAAAGCCACGGGATAATCTATTTCCACCCACGGCAATAACTTTTTTGGGAGAACTTTTTGGATATTCTAAGCTGTCTTTTGTTATGCTATTAATTGCTTTTACTTCAATATTATTGATAGCTTCTGGTAAATAACTTTTTAAAGATTCGAAAGTTATAGGAATCAGAAATTCATCATGGTAACCTTTTGGTAAATAAGATTCGATTGATTCAATTATATGTGAATAATATTTATACCAAATGTTTTCTAAAACTCCATAAATGGATTCTGGAGATGTAATTGTTTCATTTTCAATTTTACTTTGTAGATCTGTTACATATTCTCTTAATAAGTCTCTAGTGGTATTTTGCCATAATGAAAATCTTGAAATATGAATAAGCATTGTATGATGTGGCATAAATGCAGCTGAATAAATCATTTTTTGTTTTCTGCTTTCACGAATGGCAATTGATAAGACAAAGCACATCACACTATCTATTAAAGATTTAGGTAAGTTTTTTGGAAAATGATCTCCAGTTTTACTTGCTCGTGTAGAGCTAATATAGTCTTTGTAACTATCATAATTAAGATATCCTCCATTTTCATCAAATTCATCTTTTGTACGAAAAATTTGCACTCCTGTTAATGTTTCTTTGTCAACCCTAGAAGGGAACTCAAAAATGGTATCATTAACAATTTCTACTAAAGGAATTTTAATTCCTATTTTGTTTTCAATAGGTTCAAAAGTTTCGAATATTTGTTTGGCTCCAATGTAGTTAGATGGTGGATTAAGTAAAACTATAAAATCATCTGGGAAAATGTTATTAACTTGTGTAAGATGTTTTTCTTCGTTTTCGCCTTTCAATTTATAGCTCACTTTCCATTTGTCTTCAGGTACTTCATTTCTGTCTTGAAGTACATTCGCGAAAGGCGTTGCGGTATATCCTAAATAAGTTTTCCTAGTAAATAAATCTAAAAGAGCTCTAATATGTCCATTTGTTTTTGAAGCATATTCCCTCCCTTTTGCACCTTCGTTATTAAGGGAAGCATTATCAGCTTCATCATCTAAAATCAGTAATGGAATATTGTGTCTTTCCTTGTTTTCTTCTAAATAATCATGAAGCCATACGATTAAATTTCTTAATACACTTACATTCTTTTTGCATACGAGAACATTGGTGTTGTCAATGCTAAAATCAGCATCAACTAATGATTTATTAAAATCAGATTTATAGGAAGTTATCGAAACAACTTGATTTACTGTATTATCACCTAAATTCCCAAAACGAGCAATTTTCCCTACTCCTTTTACACCTTTTGTTTCTGAAGTTATATCAATTATTCCAT
It encodes the following:
- a CDS encoding PD-(D/E)XK motif protein; its protein translation is MDIKNLQSKWAIITNKEITRGYKSVILAPECKSDLYLGINKDANRCLILALPKNHNVNFKATIKENLSIEFFTETNYIVLKLIDNSFYELFDDLIISMYNRIKDLLDVNDYSKEFIQTFYKWSEFFNDTNLFLLSSANIQGLFGELFLLQSYIDNMELPNVNDILNSWTGPFDKRHDFTFDQKDIEVKTKTESKLDITISSEYQLETNLDKQLNLVVISIIENEGHSLQFLIEEIKKKIQIKSGDYTLLLKALNLKGIDLKNAGLYNNYLFKPISQITYNCTSFDFPKIVRSNLSKEVSKVKYNLRISALNNFVISELYF
- a CDS encoding Z1 domain-containing protein gives rise to the protein MDNNKYIEVVKKIIAGKALDYSTENILNPIYFDDLFTQIKDNIILVCNMFQYPEVDDLTLKNYYDVAVKEYLSNNPVDIDPSNSLTKEGFKTWLTSDRKENITWNYSKRYFTLLENSGRSEKVVAETINSSYEILEKMGDPKSDTPFYVKGLVVGSVQSGKTGNFNAVINRAIDSGYRLIIVLSGIMEDLRSQTQLRIESDVIGNGIIDITSETKGVKGVGKIARFGNLGDNTVNQVVSITSYKSDFNKSLVDADFSIDNTNVLVCKKNVSVLRNLIVWLHDYLEENKERHNIPLLILDDEADNASLNNEGAKGREYASKTNGHIRALLDLFTRKTYLGYTATPFANVLQDRNEVPEDKWKVSYKLKGENEEKHLTQVNNIFPDDFIVLLNPPSNYIGAKQIFETFEPIENKIGIKIPLVEIVNDTIFEFPSRVDKETLTGVQIFRTKDEFDENGGYLNYDSYKDYISSTRASKTGDHFPKNLPKSLIDSVMCFVLSIAIRESRKQKMIYSAAFMPHHTMLIHISRFSLWQNTTRDLLREYVTDLQSKIENETITSPESIYGVLENIWYKYYSHIIESIESYLPKGYHDEFLIPITFESLKSYLPEAINNIEVKAINSITKDSLEYPKSSPKKVIAVGGNRLSRGFTLEGLTINYFIRSTDYSDTLLQMGRWFGYRPGYLDCCKLFTTQDSKDKFDSTTRTIEELEVEFRKMEAKNKTPQNFVLRVRKHPGTLKITRPSILKMVNEVKWSYQDELEQTTVFNLEKEKISNVWNSFRNTILPKFSESSNSGFIKYKTDIQGIINILKEENNFDEDSRKSMIMFLELCREKNKLKEWTVALKTTGGSGKLENIKINEPFGIDLSIRSGPTNTNDVDYFVTSRKFKASGKSANIISSGKDFSILLSETQIIQTEADFRAEQKISILKKNSDLTDDEATKLAKKKTIPERVYREKMSDQEGLLVIYLFDTAEVFRYNDKGADKRLKQMATEYDLKIPLVGFALGFPPIEPDPGGIYVKGDYNIEDEESDIDESDSAIPDDNNEQ